In Anaerolineales bacterium, the following proteins share a genomic window:
- a CDS encoding NADH-quinone oxidoreductase subunit L: MEIEIMLLSETTNTGFLFLAPWLVFFPVIGLLINIAFGGRFSERTIGAVASLASGAAFVVSVLLAWTVSASHGEVMRWQLAEWIHIGKLSLDWTFRVDSLSTMMMLVVSGVGTLIHIYAIGYMHEDVRFKSDPGRFRRFFVFLNLFIASMMILVSGDSYLMLFVGWEGVGLCSFLLVGFWYELDLLARPSWSNSNAAVKAFVANRVGDFGFLIAGFTMFWAFGSFQFDTVFAKVHEVNEGIIVAITLFFLLGVAGKSAQIPLYVWLPDAMAGPTPVSALIHAATMVTAGVYLVARSAPLYSSVHEAQTIVSLVGAATALFAATIAVGQYDIKKVLAYSTISQLGFMVAAVGMGAYVAGMFHLVTHAFFKALLFLSAGSVILGMERGHHHAEHAHHYEEAKGKRKIGKKKEEREHDAHDDHTSTGHGEVFDPGDMRNMGGLRKTMPVTFWVYVAGTLALAGIIPFAGFWSKDEILLDASLHNQTVYWLLTVAAFFTAFYMGRQIWMVFFGEARHEAAAHAEESPKVMTVPLMILAVLSVLGGALNLPFEGFHNLGHWLEHTLGEVESLPLNLQIAGVSTILALLALVISWLIYGRKPMVKDQNDPLTSLGFLFKGMNGKWWIDELYQLLVIQPYIKISHFLADVIDWRFWHDWFHEKVLMATYNWVSEIGLNLYADQKGIDAFANGLGTWSQNLSATLRKVQNGFVRSYALSILLGVVLMLGYLILK, translated from the coding sequence ATGGAAATTGAAATTATGCTTTTGAGCGAAACTACAAACACAGGATTTTTATTTTTAGCGCCATGGCTGGTGTTTTTCCCAGTCATCGGCTTGCTGATCAACATCGCCTTCGGCGGCAGGTTCAGCGAGCGGACGATCGGCGCGGTGGCGAGTCTCGCCTCGGGCGCGGCGTTTGTCGTGTCGGTCCTGCTCGCATGGACTGTATCAGCCTCCCACGGCGAAGTGATGCGCTGGCAACTCGCGGAGTGGATCCACATCGGAAAGTTATCCCTCGATTGGACGTTCCGCGTCGACTCGTTATCCACGATGATGATGCTGGTCGTTTCGGGCGTCGGGACTCTCATCCACATCTACGCCATCGGATACATGCACGAAGACGTCCGCTTCAAATCGGACCCGGGCCGGTTCCGCCGCTTCTTCGTTTTCCTCAACCTGTTCATCGCCTCGATGATGATCCTCGTCAGCGGCGACTCGTATTTGATGTTGTTCGTCGGTTGGGAGGGGGTGGGGCTGTGTTCGTTTCTGCTGGTCGGCTTCTGGTATGAATTGGATTTACTTGCGCGCCCGTCGTGGTCGAACTCGAATGCCGCTGTGAAAGCGTTTGTCGCCAACCGCGTCGGCGATTTCGGTTTTCTCATTGCGGGTTTCACCATGTTCTGGGCGTTCGGCAGTTTCCAGTTCGATACTGTGTTCGCCAAGGTGCATGAAGTCAACGAGGGGATCATCGTCGCGATCACGTTGTTCTTTCTTTTAGGCGTTGCGGGAAAATCGGCGCAGATTCCTTTGTATGTTTGGCTTCCCGACGCAATGGCGGGACCGACGCCTGTCTCGGCGTTGATCCACGCCGCGACGATGGTGACGGCGGGCGTGTATCTCGTCGCGCGTTCCGCGCCGTTGTATTCGTCTGTGCATGAGGCGCAGACGATCGTTTCTCTCGTCGGCGCGGCGACCGCGCTCTTCGCCGCGACGATCGCTGTCGGTCAATATGACATCAAGAAAGTGCTGGCATACTCGACCATCTCGCAACTTGGGTTCATGGTCGCGGCGGTTGGCATGGGCGCCTACGTGGCGGGGATGTTCCATCTCGTCACACATGCGTTCTTCAAAGCGTTGTTGTTCCTCTCGGCTGGCTCGGTGATCCTCGGCATGGAGCGTGGGCATCATCATGCGGAACATGCGCATCACTATGAGGAAGCAAAGGGCAAGAGGAAGATTGGAAAGAAGAAAGAAGAAAGAGAACACGACGCGCACGATGACCATACTTCAACGGGTCATGGCGAGGTGTTCGACCCAGGCGATATGCGCAACATGGGCGGACTCCGTAAGACGATGCCTGTCACGTTCTGGGTATACGTCGCGGGTACGCTCGCGCTGGCGGGAATCATTCCGTTTGCGGGATTCTGGTCGAAGGATGAGATTCTGCTCGATGCAAGTTTGCACAACCAAACCGTTTACTGGCTGTTGACCGTCGCCGCGTTCTTCACCGCCTTCTACATGGGACGCCAGATTTGGATGGTGTTCTTCGGCGAAGCGCGCCACGAAGCCGCCGCGCACGCGGAGGAAAGCCCGAAAGTGATGACCGTCCCGTTGATGATTCTGGCGGTGTTGTCCGTTTTGGGCGGCGCGTTGAACCTGCCGTTCGAGGGCTTCCACAATCTCGGTCACTGGCTGGAGCATACGCTCGGCGAAGTCGAATCGCTGCCGTTGAATTTGCAGATCGCGGGCGTTTCCACCATTCTTGCGTTGCTCGCGCTTGTCATCTCGTGGTTAATCTACGGACGCAAACCGATGGTCAAAGACCAGAACGATCCGCTTACCTCGCTTGGGTTCCTCTTCAAGGGCATGAACGGCAAGTGGTGGATTGACGAACTGTATCAACTTTTGGTCATTCAACCGTATATCAAGATTTCGCATTTCCTCGCGGATGTGATTGACTGGCGTTTCTGGCACGACTGGTTCCACGAGAAAGTCCTTATGGCAACGTATAACTGGGTGAGCGAAATCGGCTTGAACCTTTATGCCGACCAAAAAGGCATCGACGCGTTCGCAAACGGCTTGGGCACGTGGTCTCAAAATTTATCGGCGACCCTCCGCAAGGTCCAGAACGGATTCGTGCGTTCGTACGCGCTGTCCATCTTGTTGGGCGTTGTCCTTATGCTTGGATATTTGATTTTGAAATAG
- a CDS encoding NADH-quinone oxidoreductase subunit J has translation MTLDLALFLLLALIAIASALGMLLSRNAVYSALYLVLNLVTVAVFYLLLGAPFIAMAQVTVYAGAIMVLFLFVIMLLGADAIPGRQSWRTFILPITLSALLALETIYLLVIKARPAGNVLPPEEAINATENLQQLGVALFSDYLLPFEIVSILLLAAMVGAIVLTKKEKGERN, from the coding sequence ATGACCCTCGACCTTGCCCTCTTTTTACTCCTTGCGCTCATCGCCATCGCCTCTGCGTTGGGGATGTTGCTCAGCCGTAACGCGGTATATTCGGCGTTGTATCTCGTGCTGAACCTCGTCACGGTGGCGGTGTTTTATCTATTGCTCGGCGCGCCGTTCATTGCCATGGCGCAAGTGACTGTGTATGCCGGCGCGATCATGGTGTTGTTCCTGTTCGTCATCATGTTGCTCGGCGCGGACGCTATTCCCGGTCGTCAGAGTTGGCGCACCTTCATCCTGCCGATAACGCTGTCCGCGCTTCTGGCTCTTGAAACGATCTACCTGCTCGTGATCAAAGCCCGCCCCGCAGGCAATGTCCTTCCACCGGAGGAGGCGATCAACGCGACGGAAAATCTACAACAACTGGGCGTTGCGCTGTTTTCCGATTATTTACTGCCGTTCGAGATCGTATCCATTTTGCTGTTAGCGGCTATGGTCGGCGCGATCGTGTTGACGAAAAAAGAGAAAGGGGAGAGGAACTAA
- the nuoK gene encoding NADH-quinone oxidoreductase subunit NuoK: MIPVEYYVVLSAILFTIGVTGVLIRRNALIIFMSIELMLNSANLAFVAFARAHEIAAGKPLFDGQIFVFFVIAVAAAEVAVGLALIVEIFRTKKSIDVDQMSSMKG; the protein is encoded by the coding sequence ATGATCCCTGTTGAATATTACGTCGTCCTGTCCGCCATTCTATTCACGATCGGCGTGACCGGTGTGTTGATCCGGCGCAACGCGCTCATCATTTTCATGTCCATTGAATTGATGCTGAACTCGGCGAACCTTGCTTTTGTAGCGTTCGCGCGCGCACACGAGATCGCGGCAGGCAAACCTTTGTTCGACGGACAGATCTTCGTCTTCTTCGTGATCGCCGTCGCCGCCGCTGAAGTTGCCGTAGGTCTCGCGTTGATCGTGGAAATTTTCCGCACGAAGAAGAGCATTGACGTAGACCAGATGAGTTCGATGAAGGGATAG
- the nuoH gene encoding NADH-quinone oxidoreductase subunit NuoH encodes MISDWTLWLEWFIKALIWIFALLGGFAYLTYYERRALARIQTRVGPNRAGPFGLLQPIADAIKLIFKEELSPAKAYKFVFFLAPILTMVPSIIIAAIIPLGTSINLFGREINLYLADINVGVLYFTAIASVAVYGIVLAGWSSNSKYAMLGGMRSTAQMISYELALGISLIPVILLANSMSMVEIVEAQRPMWFVVYQPVGALIFWIATLAEVNRAPFDMPEAEQELTAGYHAEYSGMKFALFFMAEYQKMIVICAVLAVFFFGGYLGPGVDQYPLLGPVYMFIKIFILLFAMIWVRATWPRFRYDRLMSFGWKVLLPVSLATVFLTAVGILLADMTGNQLWMWFIPASSVVLFFIPVIELYRTLRRLSYERA; translated from the coding sequence ATGATCTCGGATTGGACTTTGTGGCTCGAGTGGTTTATCAAGGCGTTGATTTGGATCTTCGCGCTGTTGGGCGGGTTTGCCTATCTGACGTATTATGAGCGCCGCGCGTTGGCGCGCATTCAGACCCGCGTCGGACCGAACCGCGCAGGTCCGTTCGGTTTATTACAGCCGATCGCTGACGCCATTAAATTGATTTTCAAAGAGGAACTCTCACCGGCGAAAGCGTATAAATTTGTGTTCTTCCTTGCCCCGATCCTAACGATGGTTCCGTCCATTATCATCGCTGCGATCATCCCATTGGGGACCTCGATCAACCTATTCGGGCGCGAGATCAATCTTTACCTCGCGGACATCAACGTGGGCGTGTTGTATTTCACTGCCATCGCTTCAGTCGCCGTCTACGGGATTGTGCTGGCGGGTTGGTCGTCGAACAGCAAATACGCGATGCTCGGTGGTATGCGCTCGACCGCGCAAATGATCTCATATGAATTGGCGCTCGGCATTTCGTTAATTCCCGTTATTCTGCTCGCAAATTCAATGAGCATGGTCGAGATCGTCGAAGCGCAGCGTCCGATGTGGTTCGTGGTCTATCAGCCGGTCGGCGCGTTGATCTTTTGGATCGCCACCCTCGCCGAAGTGAACCGCGCGCCGTTCGATATGCCCGAAGCCGAACAGGAACTGACCGCGGGTTATCACGCGGAATATTCGGGCATGAAGTTCGCATTGTTCTTCATGGCGGAATACCAAAAGATGATCGTGATCTGCGCGGTGCTGGCGGTGTTTTTCTTCGGCGGCTATCTCGGACCGGGTGTGGATCAATACCCACTGCTCGGACCCGTTTATATGTTCATCAAAATTTTCATATTACTATTTGCCATGATCTGGGTACGCGCCACGTGGCCCCGCTTCCGCTATGACCGGCTGATGTCGTTTGGCTGGAAGGTACTTTTGCCTGTTTCACTGGCGACGGTGTTCCTCACCGCCGTTGGGATTTTGCTTGCGGATATGACAGGGAATCAGCTGTGGATGTGGTTCATTCCCGCTTCATCCGTTGTTTTGTTTTTTATACCGGTGATTGAACTTTATCGAACCTTGAGGAGACTTTCGTATGAACGCGCTTGA
- the nuoI gene encoding NADH-quinone oxidoreductase subunit NuoI: MNALEPVVELFRGLWTTFKSMFEKPVTIQYPEEKRPVRQRFRGRHVLNRYDNGLEKCIGCSLCAAACPADAIFVEAAENTDEKRFSPGERYASTYEINMLRCIYCGYCEDACPTEAITLGDNYELSYYDRRSAIYTKDMLLQPVPASAMLTPQKVEPNVFTRSVPEMENPKD; the protein is encoded by the coding sequence ATGAACGCGCTTGAGCCTGTCGTTGAACTCTTCCGCGGGCTTTGGACGACGTTCAAATCCATGTTCGAAAAGCCCGTGACGATCCAATATCCCGAGGAGAAGCGTCCCGTTCGCCAACGCTTCCGTGGGCGGCACGTCTTGAACCGTTACGACAATGGTCTCGAAAAGTGTATTGGTTGTTCATTGTGCGCCGCCGCCTGCCCTGCGGACGCGATCTTCGTGGAAGCCGCCGAAAACACGGACGAGAAACGCTTCTCGCCGGGTGAACGCTATGCCTCCACCTACGAGATCAACATGCTCCGTTGTATCTACTGCGGCTACTGCGAAGATGCTTGCCCTACGGAAGCGATCACCCTCGGCGATAATTACGAACTATCGTATTACGACCGCCGTTCGGCGATCTATACAAAGGATATGTTGCTTCAACCTGTGCCTGCCTCCGCGATGCTGACCCCGCAAAAAGTGGAACCGAATGTGTTCACACGGTCGGTGCCGGAGATGGAGAATCCTAAGGATTAG
- a CDS encoding NADH-quinone oxidoreductase subunit M yields MESFALTLLIFFPLVGILVLLFLPNENRNTLRWTALVTSLVAFVISLWVLTLFKASDPNLQLVEKYNWITVAGWNIQYHLGIDGLSVLLVLLTTLLTPISILSTWTAVEERVKEYMIFFLLLEIGMNGVFLAQDLFLFYIFWEFTLVPMYFIIGIWGGPRRIYSALKFFLYTMAGSILMLLAILWLGVNGGTFSLPDLIRQGGIPANIQWLLFIAFAAAFAIKVPMWPLHSWLPDAHVEAPTAGSVILAGVLLKLGTYGFVRFNLPLFPEATLRAAPWIALLATIGIIYGAAVSYAQADIKKLVAYSSVSHLGFVMLGLFALNPEGISGAILQMINHGVSTGALFLLVGMIYEQTHTREFKVYGGLWKITPVYGTIMLIVVLSSMGLPGLNGFVGEFTILLGAWGAGQSGVFYWGNVWFAAISALGVIMAAIYMLYLFQKMFLGPQGDVVEETKKHGHAIRDLNWREIVTMVPLLLLIFWIGLYPAPFFNLMAPAVNHLVGMLSLP; encoded by the coding sequence ATGGAATCTTTTGCGCTAACTCTTCTGATATTCTTCCCGCTGGTGGGGATTTTGGTATTGCTATTCCTCCCCAATGAAAATAGGAATACCCTGCGTTGGACGGCTCTCGTCACCTCGCTGGTGGCGTTCGTCATTTCGCTTTGGGTATTGACGTTATTCAAAGCGTCGGACCCAAACCTGCAACTGGTGGAAAAATATAACTGGATCACCGTCGCGGGTTGGAACATCCAATATCACCTCGGCATAGACGGCTTGAGCGTCCTGCTCGTGCTGTTGACGACGCTTCTCACGCCGATTTCGATTTTGTCCACGTGGACCGCCGTCGAAGAGCGTGTCAAAGAATACATGATCTTCTTCCTCCTGCTCGAGATCGGCATGAACGGCGTGTTCCTCGCGCAAGACCTCTTCCTCTTCTACATCTTCTGGGAATTCACGCTCGTGCCGATGTACTTCATCATCGGCATCTGGGGCGGACCGCGCCGCATCTATTCCGCCCTCAAGTTCTTCCTCTACACCATGGCGGGATCCATTTTGATGCTGCTTGCCATCCTGTGGCTCGGCGTCAACGGCGGGACGTTCTCGCTCCCTGACCTGATTCGGCAGGGCGGAATCCCAGCCAACATTCAGTGGTTGTTGTTCATTGCTTTCGCCGCGGCGTTCGCCATCAAAGTGCCGATGTGGCCCCTCCACTCGTGGCTCCCCGACGCGCACGTCGAAGCGCCGACGGCTGGCTCGGTCATCCTAGCGGGAGTCCTCCTCAAGCTGGGAACCTACGGCTTCGTGCGATTCAACCTCCCCTTGTTCCCCGAAGCGACGTTGCGCGCCGCGCCGTGGATCGCCCTCCTCGCCACCATCGGAATCATCTATGGTGCAGCGGTCTCATACGCGCAAGCGGATATCAAGAAACTGGTCGCGTATTCGTCCGTCAGCCACTTGGGCTTTGTGATGCTCGGTCTGTTCGCGTTGAACCCCGAAGGAATCTCAGGCGCCATCTTGCAGATGATCAATCACGGCGTCAGCACGGGCGCGTTGTTCTTGCTTGTCGGCATGATCTACGAACAGACGCACACGCGCGAGTTCAAAGTGTATGGCGGCTTGTGGAAGATCACGCCTGTGTATGGAACGATCATGCTCATCGTTGTCCTTTCTTCGATGGGCTTGCCTGGGCTGAACGGATTTGTGGGCGAGTTCACCATTTTGCTCGGCGCATGGGGCGCTGGACAAAGCGGAGTGTTCTACTGGGGCAACGTCTGGTTTGCGGCGATCTCCGCGCTCGGCGTCATCATGGCGGCGATATACATGCTTTACTTGTTCCAAAAGATGTTCCTCGGTCCGCAAGGCGATGTGGTGGAAGAGACGAAGAAACACGGTCACGCCATCCGCGACCTCAACTGGCGCGAGATCGTCACCATGGTTCCGCTCCTTCTTCTCATCTTCTGGATCGGTTTATACCCCGCGCCGTTCTTCAACCTCATGGCTCCTGCGGTGAATCACCTCGTTGGGATGTTGTCTCTTCCATAA